One Roseovarius bejariae genomic region harbors:
- a CDS encoding response regulator transcription factor, whose translation MELGLQHALKVADIQRRLLTFEADPGSGEAILAEVADLLHADAAMAAWLNEGTPLLVTWNAGPQIEEYFFRTFAGVDRDGNIRSTDPDLDNINLTRRQMGSGVYHESAFARRAVIENAAFHREAFRPAGMNHVVGMTTRLAVGEAVFAMGYSNADAPSFAGGRAEIVLNLLLPAFVHSFEALDRQARNFERLQRAIVESDMNVTLQDGQLGDNNGTGAFLNLPLPGPDAGYLSISPPNAATLAARLAESFGLTKRQTDTAHCLLDGLSTKEAAARMGISPNTVRRHCEAVLTRTGVSRRSELNRLARSLTAARPEDPHLSAGRRRLK comes from the coding sequence ATGGAACTCGGATTGCAACACGCCCTTAAGGTCGCCGACATCCAAAGACGTCTTCTGACGTTCGAGGCAGATCCGGGCAGCGGTGAAGCTATCCTCGCGGAGGTTGCGGATCTGTTACACGCGGATGCGGCCATGGCGGCATGGCTGAACGAGGGAACACCCTTGTTGGTGACTTGGAACGCGGGGCCTCAGATCGAAGAGTACTTTTTTCGGACCTTTGCCGGGGTGGATCGCGACGGCAATATACGGTCGACCGACCCGGACCTCGACAATATCAACCTGACCAGACGGCAAATGGGTAGCGGCGTATACCACGAAAGCGCCTTTGCCAGGCGAGCCGTGATCGAGAACGCCGCTTTCCACCGTGAAGCTTTCCGTCCCGCGGGCATGAACCACGTCGTCGGCATGACGACACGCCTCGCCGTGGGTGAGGCCGTCTTTGCAATGGGTTATTCGAATGCCGATGCCCCGTCTTTCGCCGGGGGGAGGGCGGAAATCGTTCTAAATCTATTGTTGCCGGCCTTCGTCCATAGCTTCGAGGCATTGGACCGGCAGGCCCGCAATTTCGAACGTCTCCAGCGCGCCATCGTTGAAAGCGATATGAACGTGACCCTTCAGGATGGCCAGCTTGGCGACAACAACGGGACCGGAGCGTTTCTGAACCTGCCGTTGCCGGGTCCGGATGCTGGGTATCTTTCTATTTCGCCACCGAATGCAGCAACGCTGGCGGCCCGACTGGCCGAAAGTTTCGGCCTTACGAAGCGCCAGACGGACACTGCGCATTGTTTGCTGGATGGCCTATCGACCAAGGAGGCCGCAGCACGTATGGGCATCAGCCCGAATACCGTCCGGCGCCATTGCGAGGCCGTTCTCACCCGTACCGGTGTCAGCCGCCGCAGTGAACTGAACCGACTCGCCCGGTCGCTTACCGCAGCTCGCCCGGAAGACCCTCATCTTTCAGCTGGACGGCGCCGCCTCAAGTAG
- a CDS encoding WG repeat-containing protein has translation MPGKTIFRTFAWAGAVCVGTTLGAVAQPCGTAADTDSAALYPLPQDAQWGFAGRDGEWRLAPEWRQVRPFSEGVAAVETADGWGLINRDGAYIVDPGAQDADRVVVSGQTYALSPYKPMSQGCSAATPVDGVAHYVTANGDTWTPPGLSDERVLDLGSFSEGLAWARVTRGKYSAVGWIDTKGDWVIEPEFADGGNFSGGRAPAAMSTENWGYIGPDGDLVFPRKFILKAASRYGSDLAPVRLDNQAGFMGADDWAIQDVTMSDGRKVDIRAAGRFAEGRAAVLPGPVWINPEGQVTVAPQTGARLSICNESRLPAYQDGLLPLVVGNGTNICGNTPEIRYEGPGDPRSGPAQMLWLLPWDNDKLVWLDREGRTVIDSAACRRAPGTLALPVEADGGGLADGAYSITLSGMVEGESGPYRADAPCNRSAFKMDGNTATNANGPWALSLSGEGNWQGMPVNLSLSIGLPARLGPGDHAVQDPMNDAAVSAYLWMSVQDVGPNAEQPATYTSSGGGMLTLESRGEAITGSFEATMVSRDASEDTIAVKADFNAIPYTRGPEVTMVETTGAVTALDESMPDDPLINFFTPANAVEENDRLVLSLGKFGPKLELGFPTGYSGAFTAGPEASVSISFAGVPVRAEGRLERNDGRLSGDVTAKLDAHDQVDGAGSVTLRFAEIPIENGE, from the coding sequence ATGCCGGGCAAGACTATCTTCAGGACTTTCGCTTGGGCTGGCGCTGTCTGCGTCGGCACGACCCTCGGTGCAGTGGCGCAGCCCTGCGGCACAGCCGCCGATACAGACTCAGCCGCCCTTTATCCCTTGCCGCAAGATGCTCAATGGGGATTTGCCGGGCGCGATGGAGAATGGCGCCTCGCGCCCGAGTGGCGACAGGTTAGGCCCTTCTCGGAAGGTGTCGCGGCCGTCGAAACCGCCGATGGCTGGGGGCTTATCAACCGCGACGGCGCTTATATCGTGGACCCGGGCGCGCAGGATGCCGACCGGGTCGTGGTGTCGGGACAGACCTATGCGCTGTCACCGTACAAGCCCATGTCACAGGGATGCAGCGCCGCAACCCCCGTTGATGGGGTTGCCCACTATGTCACGGCCAACGGCGATACGTGGACGCCGCCGGGGCTGTCGGACGAACGGGTCCTCGATCTGGGCAGCTTTTCCGAAGGTTTGGCATGGGCGCGCGTGACGCGCGGCAAATACTCGGCCGTCGGCTGGATCGACACCAAGGGCGACTGGGTCATCGAGCCTGAATTCGCTGATGGTGGCAACTTCTCGGGCGGGCGCGCCCCGGCCGCCATGAGCACCGAGAACTGGGGCTACATCGGCCCCGACGGCGATTTGGTCTTCCCCCGCAAATTCATCTTGAAGGCTGCCAGTCGTTACGGGTCGGACCTCGCGCCGGTGCGATTGGACAATCAGGCCGGCTTCATGGGGGCGGATGACTGGGCCATTCAAGACGTCACCATGTCGGATGGGCGCAAAGTTGACATCCGCGCCGCCGGGCGCTTTGCCGAGGGTCGTGCGGCGGTTTTGCCCGGGCCCGTCTGGATCAATCCGGAGGGGCAGGTCACGGTTGCGCCGCAGACCGGCGCAAGGTTGTCGATCTGTAACGAATCCCGCCTCCCGGCCTACCAGGACGGGTTGTTGCCGCTGGTCGTGGGAAATGGAACGAACATCTGCGGCAACACGCCCGAGATACGGTATGAGGGCCCCGGCGATCCACGCAGTGGACCGGCGCAAATGCTCTGGCTGCTGCCTTGGGACAACGACAAGCTGGTATGGCTGGACCGTGAGGGGCGGACCGTCATCGATTCCGCCGCTTGCCGCCGCGCGCCCGGTACCCTGGCCCTGCCCGTAGAAGCCGACGGCGGCGGGTTGGCCGACGGGGCCTACAGCATCACCCTGTCTGGCATGGTCGAAGGCGAGTCCGGACCATACCGCGCGGACGCGCCCTGCAACCGCTCTGCGTTCAAGATGGACGGCAACACGGCAACGAATGCGAACGGGCCGTGGGCTTTGTCCCTGTCCGGCGAGGGCAACTGGCAGGGCATGCCCGTGAACCTCAGCCTCAGCATCGGCCTGCCCGCGAGGCTTGGACCGGGTGACCACGCGGTCCAAGATCCGATGAACGATGCAGCCGTGTCTGCCTATTTGTGGATGAGCGTGCAGGACGTCGGCCCAAATGCAGAGCAACCGGCGACGTATACATCGTCGGGCGGCGGCATGCTGACGCTTGAGAGCCGTGGAGAGGCGATCACCGGCTCTTTCGAAGCAACGATGGTGTCACGCGATGCATCGGAGGATACAATCGCGGTCAAGGCCGATTTCAACGCGATTCCCTACACGCGCGGCCCCGAGGTTACCATGGTCGAGACAACCGGCGCCGTCACAGCACTGGACGAGTCGATGCCCGATGATCCGCTGATCAACTTCTTCACCCCCGCGAATGCCGTCGAGGAAAATGACAGGCTGGTGCTGTCGCTGGGTAAGTTCGGTCCCAAGCTGGAGCTGGGTTTTCCCACTGGATACAGCGGGGCGTTCACCGCCGGACCCGAGGCTTCGGTGTCGATCTCTTTCGCAGGCGTGCCTGTTCGCGCCGAGGGCCGCCTTGAGCGCAATGATGGCCGCCTGTCCGGCGACGTTACTGCAAAACTGGACGCGCATGACCAGGTGGACGGCGCAGGCAGCGTGACGCTGCGCTTCGCCGAGATTCCGATCGAGAACGGCGAATGA
- a CDS encoding Ig-like domain-containing protein encodes MALALCLAALPLHAQDTCGPEDPPPVPLCSVGGMIEAVNPEHTLDVFGNLNPDAFSGGANADLMPGQASLTLSGGISAGGAACARHVAAKRIGGTRGVPGLDQGAVDFIEEMSGEDINVPQASGGTRRAVFDIFSPNLISYQGGGLGQPLGYRHGGVGGWPRNSGAHLTIALTDAGPGDLRAGQSYEARAVGSDGDGDPADIFTAWTGQIRPRPYSPPNDEEQRREQELEKRTCHALREAFLETLDQSAVPLDATVGRQARDMDCDMDGVGQAGTRTQAAGGTLSGMVHIERITDSKVIGRFDLSGTARIERERRTWSPRGPGRVDIDSDDGDEALRVTGRFAAPNMRNMGFAHPGLEVAQAPSDGAASTAELRLIAHRPARDEKNLPWDDPGIRLTFDRPLDPASVTPAAIKLEFGLANGQGGTVMAPIKTRPRLAGSDTVVVTPQDPMRDGVRYRVTVRAGPSGIRGAEGEQMAVDQAWGFETMVDLDDNEFMNTGLASHLDWREGVESDTIQVATNAPLVRGKPAAIRIYPKWRPDPQIAPGWQVTEFRAHVRARPAFDPEAPLLVPERRDLRLRRPDMFTDEERRKGENSVTLFGWTPEYEEIAALRAEIEPVRDCEESPRVFSGVESLDWDPLDRDLSLGYVFAEVGPWADGVPPGRRQEGAQAAQSAETFIEQLFPVGEARIEPGPAVPFSPDFAEDLAATIREIAMAESLAGTLDDSVPEDWLDSLDAYDGNSMSLLRAAKGALSGIGLADPLYRRGDIRRTILRHAHDALNAAGAYGDFDAVVVFMPYDWLQLLGVANWDIGPRFMWPDVDQPITFTRPVIGMSLTGPDSGKPGIPSLGTITHEVGHVFGLEHRPAVATAAERSRVCDALEGTLMDGIEGLRIAPSGGRGAVKSSEDGNAEKKGELLSLMFPCARGAKPSLFIMQDHYAKLLENLRPGAFQVPLRGAP; translated from the coding sequence ATGGCGCTGGCCCTGTGCCTGGCCGCACTGCCGCTGCATGCGCAAGACACCTGCGGCCCCGAAGACCCGCCGCCGGTCCCGCTGTGCTCGGTCGGCGGCATGATAGAGGCGGTCAACCCGGAACACACCCTCGATGTTTTCGGCAACCTCAACCCGGACGCCTTTTCTGGCGGTGCGAATGCCGATTTGATGCCGGGCCAGGCCAGTCTGACCCTGTCCGGCGGGATCAGCGCGGGCGGCGCGGCCTGTGCGCGCCATGTTGCGGCCAAGCGCATAGGGGGAACACGCGGCGTGCCTGGTCTCGACCAGGGGGCGGTCGATTTCATCGAGGAGATGTCGGGCGAAGACATAAATGTTCCGCAGGCCAGCGGCGGCACACGGCGTGCGGTCTTCGACATATTCAGCCCCAACCTGATCTCGTACCAGGGTGGCGGCCTCGGGCAACCGCTTGGGTATCGGCATGGCGGTGTCGGTGGCTGGCCGCGAAACAGCGGTGCGCATTTGACCATCGCGCTGACCGATGCCGGGCCGGGCGATCTGCGGGCCGGTCAAAGCTACGAGGCGCGCGCCGTCGGCAGCGATGGAGACGGCGATCCGGCGGATATATTTACCGCCTGGACCGGGCAGATCCGCCCGCGACCATATTCGCCGCCGAATGACGAAGAGCAACGCCGCGAACAGGAATTGGAAAAGCGCACCTGCCACGCCTTGCGCGAAGCGTTTCTGGAGACCCTCGACCAATCAGCCGTCCCGCTGGATGCGACAGTGGGACGGCAGGCCAGAGACATGGATTGCGATATGGATGGCGTCGGGCAAGCGGGCACCCGTACGCAGGCCGCCGGGGGCACCCTGTCGGGTATGGTCCATATCGAGCGGATCACAGACAGCAAGGTGATCGGTCGGTTCGATCTCTCGGGTACGGCCCGGATCGAACGCGAGCGACGGACATGGAGCCCCCGAGGCCCCGGCCGGGTCGATATCGACAGCGACGACGGCGACGAAGCCTTGCGCGTGACCGGGCGGTTCGCGGCACCAAACATGCGCAACATGGGCTTTGCCCACCCCGGTCTTGAAGTCGCCCAAGCGCCTTCGGATGGCGCCGCCTCGACCGCGGAACTGCGCCTGATCGCGCACCGGCCCGCCCGCGACGAAAAGAACCTCCCCTGGGATGACCCGGGCATCCGACTCACCTTCGACCGTCCGCTCGACCCGGCTTCGGTCACGCCTGCGGCCATCAAGCTGGAATTCGGTCTGGCCAACGGCCAGGGCGGCACCGTCATGGCCCCGATCAAGACCCGCCCGCGCCTGGCGGGCAGCGATACCGTGGTCGTCACACCGCAAGACCCGATGCGGGACGGAGTGCGCTACCGGGTGACGGTTCGCGCAGGACCGTCCGGCATAAGGGGTGCGGAAGGCGAACAGATGGCTGTCGATCAGGCATGGGGCTTCGAAACGATGGTCGATCTGGATGACAACGAATTCATGAACACAGGGCTTGCATCGCATCTCGATTGGCGTGAAGGCGTGGAAAGCGACACCATCCAGGTCGCGACAAACGCACCGTTGGTCCGCGGCAAACCCGCCGCCATCCGCATTTATCCCAAGTGGCGCCCCGATCCGCAGATCGCTCCGGGCTGGCAGGTGACAGAGTTCAGGGCCCATGTCCGGGCGCGCCCGGCCTTCGACCCGGAGGCGCCGCTGCTCGTGCCCGAGCGCCGCGATCTACGCCTCCGCCGGCCGGATATGTTCACCGACGAGGAACGCCGCAAAGGCGAAAACAGCGTTACTTTGTTTGGCTGGACCCCCGAATACGAAGAAATCGCGGCATTGCGCGCCGAGATCGAACCGGTCCGCGACTGCGAGGAGTCTCCCCGAGTCTTCTCCGGGGTGGAGTCGCTGGACTGGGATCCGCTCGACCGCGACCTGTCGCTTGGATATGTCTTCGCCGAAGTCGGCCCCTGGGCCGATGGTGTGCCCCCCGGGCGTCGCCAGGAAGGCGCGCAGGCCGCACAGTCAGCCGAGACCTTCATCGAACAACTCTTCCCGGTAGGCGAAGCGCGGATCGAACCGGGACCCGCCGTGCCCTTCTCTCCCGATTTCGCGGAGGACCTTGCGGCCACCATACGCGAAATCGCCATGGCCGAGTCGCTGGCCGGCACTCTGGACGACTCCGTACCGGAGGACTGGCTGGACTCGCTTGACGCCTATGACGGCAACAGCATGTCACTCCTGCGCGCGGCCAAAGGCGCGCTCAGCGGCATTGGCCTCGCCGATCCGCTCTACCGCCGTGGCGATATCCGGCGCACGATCCTGCGCCACGCGCACGACGCATTGAACGCGGCTGGCGCCTATGGCGATTTCGATGCGGTCGTCGTGTTCATGCCCTATGACTGGCTGCAACTGCTTGGCGTGGCGAACTGGGACATCGGCCCGCGATTCATGTGGCCCGATGTTGACCAGCCAATCACCTTCACTAGGCCAGTCATCGGCATGAGCCTCACCGGACCGGACAGCGGCAAACCCGGGATTCCATCGCTCGGGACAATCACCCACGAGGTCGGGCACGTCTTCGGGCTGGAACACCGCCCCGCTGTCGCGACCGCCGCCGAACGCAGCCGTGTCTGCGACGCGCTGGAAGGTACGCTCATGGACGGGATCGAGGGTTTGCGGATCGCCCCAAGCGGCGGCCGTGGCGCGGTCAAGTCTTCCGAAGACGGGAACGCGGAAAAGAAAGGGGAACTCCTGTCGCTGATGTTCCCCTGCGCACGAGGCGCGAAGCCAAGCCTGTTCATCATGCAGGACCACTACGCGAAACTGCTCGAAAACTTACGCCCGGGCGCATTTCAGGTGCCGCTGCGCGGCGCGCCGTAG
- a CDS encoding vWA domain-containing protein, whose protein sequence is MTGLVGLAALTGSAVAQDESGTMIVLDGSGSMWGQIDGTPKIEIARDAIGTMLADWPTGRQLGLMAYGHRREGDCNDIETLMSLGPLDRDVVEAALNDITPRGKTPVGASVRAAAETVGNSGSVVVVTDGLENCGADLCALGEELAASSSGFTAHLIGFDVEDADGQLACLAEATGGRYMPASDASSLTGALQEISAPEPKGPLFVDEFDRAELGPEWTIEHPDPSGFIVDAGVLVTMTVEPGYMGDAKDQPNVFRWTGAKFPEGDWDLSADFTARMGEVQTLGGRRAIVQVGRHADVDNTISAYVYRQGNSNDDLWLRLRAMSGGTETRAEVEIAGDTRGYDLAQILRDFEEKGARLTISKRGRDYVGRLSLNGWTLQDGGPEVIETDPIQILRTRGDPALFAGTLGSEQTVAEFDRIEIVEVE, encoded by the coding sequence ATGACTGGATTGGTCGGGCTTGCCGCGCTGACAGGCTCAGCCGTGGCGCAGGATGAGAGCGGAACGATGATCGTTCTCGACGGGTCGGGCAGCATGTGGGGGCAGATCGACGGCACCCCGAAGATCGAGATCGCGCGTGACGCCATCGGCACGATGCTGGCGGACTGGCCTACCGGACGCCAGCTTGGCCTGATGGCCTATGGCCATCGGCGCGAGGGCGATTGCAACGACATCGAAACGTTGATGTCTCTCGGTCCGCTTGACCGCGACGTGGTCGAGGCTGCACTGAACGATATCACTCCGCGCGGCAAGACACCTGTCGGCGCGTCGGTGCGTGCCGCCGCCGAGACGGTCGGCAACAGTGGTTCCGTCGTTGTCGTGACTGATGGCCTGGAGAATTGCGGGGCGGACCTCTGTGCATTGGGCGAGGAGTTGGCGGCCTCTAGCTCAGGCTTCACCGCGCATCTCATTGGCTTCGACGTCGAGGACGCGGATGGCCAGCTTGCCTGCCTCGCTGAGGCGACAGGCGGGCGGTATATGCCCGCCTCCGATGCATCGTCCCTGACCGGCGCGTTGCAAGAGATCAGTGCGCCCGAGCCGAAGGGGCCGCTTTTTGTTGATGAGTTTGATCGCGCCGAACTCGGCCCGGAGTGGACGATCGAACACCCGGACCCATCCGGATTTATCGTCGATGCAGGCGTTTTGGTCACCATGACCGTCGAGCCCGGTTACATGGGCGATGCCAAAGATCAGCCGAATGTCTTTCGTTGGACGGGGGCCAAATTTCCAGAGGGGGATTGGGATCTGAGCGCCGATTTCACCGCCCGGATGGGGGAGGTGCAGACGCTTGGCGGTCGGCGTGCCATCGTTCAGGTCGGTCGCCACGCCGATGTGGACAACACGATTTCCGCTTATGTCTATCGGCAGGGGAATTCGAATGATGATCTGTGGCTGCGGCTGCGGGCGATGTCAGGCGGCACCGAAACCCGCGCCGAGGTTGAGATTGCTGGGGATACGCGCGGTTACGATCTGGCGCAGATCCTTAGGGATTTCGAGGAAAAGGGCGCCCGTCTGACCATTTCGAAACGCGGCCGCGACTATGTCGGACGTTTGTCGCTAAATGGATGGACCTTACAAGACGGCGGTCCCGAGGTCATCGAGACTGATCCGATCCAGATTTTGCGCACGCGCGGCGATCCGGCGCTTTTTGCCGGCACGCTGGGGTCTGAACAGACCGTCGCCGAATTTGACCGTATCGAGATCGTAGAGGTGGAGTGA
- a CDS encoding pyruvate carboxylase, which translates to MADFKKILIANRGEIAIRIMRAANEMGKRTVAVFAEEDKLGLHRFKADEAYRIGEGMGPVAAYLSIEEIIRVARESGADAIHPGYGLLSENPDFVDACTENGITFIGPKAETMRALGDKASARKVAIEAGVPVIPATEVLGDDMEAIAKEASEIGYPLMLKASWGGGGRGMRPILKPEELAEKVMEGRREAEAAFGNGEGYLEKMITRARHVEVQILGDKHGAMYHLYERDCSVQRRNQKVVERAPAPYLSDDQREELCQLGYKICKHVNYECAGTVEFLMDMESGNFYFIEVNPRVQVEHTVTEEVTGIDIVQAQIKIAEGKTIQEATGKPDQKAVTLNGHALQTRITTEDPLNNFIPDYGRITAYRSATGMGIRLDGGTAYSGGVITRYYDSLLTKVTAHAQTPEAAIARMDRALREFRIRGVSTNINFVENLLKHPTFLSNEYTTKFIDETPELFNFSKRRDRGTKVLTYIADITVNGHPETTGRAKPADVKPPRPPKLIADPAPGTKTLLDDKGAKAVADWMLDQDRLLLTDTTMRDGHQSLLATRMRSIDMVKVAPAYAANLSQLFSVECWGGATFDVAYRFLQECPWQRLRDLRAAMPNLLTQMLLRASNGVGYTNYPDNVVQEFVRQAADTGVDVFRVFDSLNWVDNMRVAMDAVIDSGKICEGTICYTGDILDPDRAKYDLKYYVGMAKDLQAAGAHILGLKDMAGLLKPAAATQLVKALKDELDIPVHFHTHDTSGIAGATILAASEAGVDAVDAAMDAFSGGTSQPCLGSITEALMHTRRDTGLDIERIREISNYWEHVRAQYVAFESGLAAPASEVYLHEMPGGQFTNLKAQARSLGLEDRWPEVAKTYADVNQMFGDIVKVTPSSKVVGDMALMMVSQGLTREQVEDPETDVAFPDSVIDMMRGNLGQPPGGFPESIVKKVLKDEKPNTERPGKHLEPVDLEGARQDLVDQLEGKAVDNEDLNGYLMYPKVFLDYMGRHRMYGPVRTLPTRTFFYGMEPGEEISAEIDPGKILEIRLQTVGETSEEGDVKVFFELNGQPRVIRVPDRKVKAETAARPKAESGNPDHVGAPMPGVVASVVVSAGQTVKEGDMLLTIEAMKMETGIHAERDATVKAVHVQPGGQIDAKDLLVEFE; encoded by the coding sequence GTGGCTGACTTCAAGAAAATCCTGATCGCGAACCGCGGCGAAATTGCCATCCGCATCATGCGTGCCGCCAATGAAATGGGCAAACGCACCGTCGCCGTCTTCGCAGAAGAGGACAAACTGGGCCTGCACCGTTTCAAGGCCGACGAGGCTTACCGCATCGGCGAAGGCATGGGCCCGGTTGCCGCATATCTCTCGATCGAGGAAATCATCCGCGTTGCCAGGGAATCGGGCGCCGACGCCATCCACCCCGGCTATGGCCTGCTGTCGGAAAACCCCGATTTCGTGGATGCCTGCACCGAAAACGGCATCACCTTCATCGGCCCCAAGGCCGAAACCATGCGCGCCTTGGGCGACAAGGCCAGCGCCCGCAAGGTCGCGATCGAGGCGGGCGTGCCCGTGATCCCCGCCACCGAGGTTCTGGGCGACGACATGGAGGCCATCGCCAAGGAGGCGTCCGAGATCGGCTACCCGCTCATGCTCAAGGCAAGCTGGGGCGGCGGTGGCCGCGGTATGCGCCCGATTCTCAAGCCCGAGGAACTGGCCGAAAAGGTCATGGAAGGCCGCCGCGAGGCCGAAGCCGCCTTCGGCAACGGCGAAGGTTACCTGGAAAAGATGATCACCCGCGCCCGCCACGTCGAGGTTCAGATTCTCGGCGACAAGCACGGGGCCATGTACCATCTTTACGAGCGCGACTGCTCGGTCCAGCGGCGCAACCAGAAGGTCGTGGAACGCGCCCCCGCGCCCTACCTGTCCGATGACCAGCGCGAAGAACTATGCCAGCTGGGCTACAAGATCTGCAAGCACGTCAATTACGAATGCGCCGGCACCGTCGAATTCCTGATGGATATGGAATCCGGCAATTTCTACTTCATCGAGGTGAACCCCCGCGTACAGGTCGAACATACCGTCACCGAGGAAGTGACCGGCATCGACATTGTGCAGGCCCAGATCAAGATTGCCGAGGGCAAAACCATACAAGAGGCCACCGGCAAGCCCGATCAGAAAGCCGTCACCCTGAACGGTCACGCCCTGCAAACCCGGATCACCACCGAAGACCCGCTCAACAACTTCATCCCCGATTATGGCCGCATCACCGCCTACCGTTCGGCCACCGGCATGGGTATCCGGCTGGATGGCGGTACTGCCTATTCCGGCGGGGTCATCACGCGGTATTACGACAGCCTGCTGACCAAGGTCACGGCCCACGCCCAAACCCCCGAGGCGGCCATCGCCCGGATGGACCGCGCCCTGCGCGAATTCCGTATTCGCGGCGTGTCGACCAACATCAACTTCGTCGAAAACCTGCTCAAGCACCCCACCTTCCTGAGCAACGAATACACCACCAAGTTCATCGACGAGACACCCGAGCTTTTCAATTTCTCCAAGCGCCGCGACCGGGGTACCAAGGTTCTGACCTATATCGCCGACATCACGGTGAACGGGCACCCCGAAACCACGGGCCGTGCCAAGCCCGCCGACGTCAAACCGCCCCGCCCACCGAAGCTCATCGCCGATCCGGCCCCCGGCACCAAGACCCTGCTGGACGACAAGGGCGCCAAGGCCGTGGCCGACTGGATGCTCGATCAGGACCGCCTGCTTCTGACCGACACCACAATGCGCGACGGTCACCAATCGCTTCTGGCGACCCGCATGCGCTCGATCGACATGGTCAAGGTGGCGCCCGCCTATGCGGCCAACCTCTCCCAACTCTTCAGCGTCGAATGCTGGGGCGGCGCCACTTTCGACGTGGCCTACCGCTTCTTGCAGGAATGCCCGTGGCAACGCCTGCGCGACCTGCGCGCCGCCATGCCCAACCTGCTGACGCAGATGCTTTTGCGTGCCTCCAACGGCGTGGGCTACACCAACTACCCCGACAACGTGGTGCAGGAATTCGTCCGGCAAGCCGCGGACACCGGCGTCGACGTTTTCCGCGTCTTCGACAGCCTCAACTGGGTGGATAACATGCGCGTCGCCATGGATGCGGTGATCGACTCGGGCAAGATCTGCGAAGGCACGATTTGTTATACCGGCGATATCCTCGACCCGGACCGCGCCAAGTACGACCTGAAATACTACGTCGGCATGGCAAAAGACCTGCAAGCCGCGGGCGCGCATATCCTCGGCCTCAAGGACATGGCGGGCCTGCTGAAACCCGCCGCCGCCACGCAACTGGTCAAGGCGCTCAAGGACGAGCTGGACATTCCTGTCCACTTCCACACCCACGACACCTCCGGCATCGCCGGGGCGACCATCCTCGCCGCCTCCGAGGCGGGCGTCGATGCGGTGGACGCGGCCATGGATGCCTTCTCGGGCGGCACCTCGCAACCCTGCCTCGGCTCCATCACCGAGGCCCTGATGCACACCAGGCGCGACACCGGGCTGGACATCGAACGCATCCGCGAGATTTCCAACTACTGGGAACACGTCCGCGCCCAATACGTGGCGTTCGAATCCGGCCTCGCCGCCCCCGCGTCCGAGGTCTACCTGCACGAAATGCCCGGCGGGCAATTCACCAACCTCAAGGCGCAGGCGCGCTCGCTTGGCCTTGAAGATCGCTGGCCCGAAGTGGCGAAAACCTATGCCGACGTGAACCAGATGTTCGGTGATATCGTCAAGGTCACCCCCTCGTCCAAGGTGGTGGGCGACATGGCGCTGATGATGGTCTCCCAAGGCCTCACGCGCGAGCAGGTCGAAGACCCCGAAACCGACGTGGCCTTCCCCGACTCCGTGATCGACATGATGCGCGGCAATCTGGGCCAACCGCCGGGCGGCTTCCCCGAGAGCATCGTCAAGAAAGTGCTCAAGGACGAAAAGCCCAACACCGAACGCCCCGGCAAACACCTTGAGCCGGTCGACCTTGAAGGCGCCCGACAAGACCTTGTCGACCAACTCGAAGGCAAGGCGGTGGATAACGAAGACCTCAACGGGTACCTGATGTATCCCAAGGTTTTCCTCGATTACATGGGCCGCCACCGGATGTACGGCCCGGTGCGTACCCTGCCCACACGGACCTTCTTCTACGGGATGGAACCGGGCGAGGAAATCTCGGCCGAGATCGACCCTGGCAAGATCCTCGAAATCCGCCTGCAAACCGTCGGCGAAACATCGGAAGAAGGCGACGTGAAGGTCTTTTTCGAGCTCAACGGTCAACCCCGTGTGATCCGCGTGCCCGACCGCAAGGTCAAGGCCGAAACCGCCGCCCGGCCCAAGGCCGAAAGCGGCAACCCCGATCACGTCGGCGCGCCGATGCCCGGCGTGGTGGCAAGCGTCGTGGTCAGCGCGGGCCAGACGGTCAAGGAAGGCGACATGCTGCTGACCATCGAGGCGATGAAGATGGAAACCGGCATCCACGCCGAACGCGACGCCACGGTCAAGGCCGTGCATGTCCAACCCGGCGGGCAGATCGACGCCAAGGATCTTCTGGTCGAGTTCGAGTAA